From a region of the Chitinophaga caseinilytica genome:
- a CDS encoding SRPBCC family protein has translation MEATKQAITISSTIQQPAAKVWEFWNAPEHITQWCAASDDWHAPKASSDLRPGGAFSTTMAAKDGSFSFDFGGIFDVVEPHSRIEYTLGDGRKVKINFTEANGQTEVVETFDPEDTNPEDMQRAGWQAILDNFKKYAESK, from the coding sequence ATGGAAGCAACAAAACAAGCGATCACGATCAGCAGCACGATTCAACAGCCCGCAGCCAAAGTTTGGGAATTCTGGAATGCCCCGGAGCATATCACGCAATGGTGCGCCGCGTCTGACGACTGGCATGCACCCAAAGCCAGCAGCGATCTGCGCCCTGGTGGGGCGTTCAGCACCACGATGGCAGCGAAAGACGGTTCTTTCAGCTTTGATTTCGGAGGGATTTTTGATGTGGTGGAACCGCATTCCCGGATCGAATATACCCTGGGCGATGGCCGCAAAGTGAAGATCAATTTCACGGAAGCCAATGGCCAGACGGAAGTGGTGGAAACGTTCGATCCCGAAGATACCAATCCCGAAGACATGCAGCGTGCAGGCTGGCAGGCGATCCTGGACAATTTCAAGAAGTACGCCGAATCCAAATAA
- a CDS encoding adenylate/guanylate cyclase domain-containing protein, with protein MNPRTRVKWRQLLQIMVIWSVIGLLIALYDHLVLQTSGSAGFSAGYSLQRSIIVNIAAGLMGALLGGSLLVFFVNERFRDKSYGYTIATVTVSFVAVILIIGQALRLLEHPDMARMAKNGLIWALVVAITQMFLQINAKFGAGVFRDILRGKYNTPREEKRIFMFLDINASTTIAETLGDKRYHAFLKDFFTDITNPILENRGEIYQYVGDEVIIAWRYREGFAEANCVQCFFDIKNRIRSLQEKYLERYGVFPEFKAGMHCGPVVAGEVGIIKRDITYSGDVLNTTSRIQGMCKQFNEEVIASADLVSELHLGGTFSTMTLGSIKLRGKEKEMALIALKPLRVA; from the coding sequence ATGAATCCCAGGACGCGTGTGAAATGGCGACAGCTGTTACAGATCATGGTCATTTGGTCGGTGATCGGCCTGCTGATCGCGTTGTACGATCATCTCGTTTTGCAAACCAGTGGATCGGCGGGCTTCTCCGCCGGATATTCCCTCCAACGGTCCATCATCGTTAATATTGCGGCCGGGTTGATGGGCGCCCTGCTCGGCGGGAGCTTACTCGTGTTTTTCGTCAACGAACGCTTCCGCGACAAATCCTACGGCTACACGATCGCTACCGTAACCGTTTCCTTCGTGGCCGTGATCCTCATCATCGGGCAAGCCCTCCGCCTGCTCGAACACCCTGACATGGCCCGAATGGCGAAAAACGGGCTCATCTGGGCGCTGGTGGTCGCTATCACGCAAATGTTCCTCCAGATCAACGCCAAATTCGGCGCCGGCGTTTTCCGCGACATCCTCCGCGGCAAATACAACACGCCCCGCGAAGAAAAACGCATCTTCATGTTCCTCGACATCAACGCATCCACCACCATCGCCGAAACCCTGGGCGACAAACGCTACCACGCATTCCTGAAAGATTTCTTCACCGACATCACCAATCCCATCCTCGAAAACCGCGGGGAAATTTACCAATATGTGGGCGATGAGGTCATCATCGCCTGGCGGTACCGCGAAGGCTTCGCCGAAGCCAATTGCGTACAATGCTTTTTCGACATTAAAAACCGCATCCGCTCGCTGCAGGAAAAATACCTGGAACGCTACGGCGTATTCCCCGAATTCAAAGCGGGTATGCATTGCGGACCAGTAGTGGCGGGGGAAGTGGGCATCATCAAGCGGGACATCACCTATTCCGGCGACGTGCTCAATACCACATCGCGCATCCAGGGCATGTGCAAACAATTTAACGAAGAGGTGATCGCATCCGCGGACCTCGTATCGGAATTGCACCTGGGAGGTACATTTTCGACGATGACGTTAGGGTCTATCAAACTGAGGGGCAAGGAAAAAGAAATGGCCCTCATCGCGTTGAAACCCTTGCGGGTGGCGTAG
- a CDS encoding serine hydrolase — MQPFIRFILFSLLFPAASSMAQQPLTIHGQVVNARSGEPLPGSSVRIPTLGIHTLTNDQGLFVLKLPSKQAADSCVVSHVGYGTRRFRIDRDATGRYPLTEQSLSLAAFQVNSISPRSLIEKAVQHIPANYLSKPHVLHGFYRLTSRKGGDYFHLSEAAFDCWHPDGSGRQRKLRLLKARMEKDVTPFNGSDNIIIGMQPGNILEFDFPANISEHPVLGRKGLTEHQFSFAGTTTVQGRPAWKINFDQRSDLRKSRYKGAVYIDTTSNAFVLLESYLSPKGIRYWEAASAGQRALMQLLNIHEKMLQDTLTIAYQPAGDKFTLASAKSTSRLRLYSPRLRFDFQALSRVDFVITGIDTTPSLPFSEAGVLARQSFIERHSAIDTTDFWKDYNYLLPDFNTDSVAMAIRSRQSTVWLRKELETRLRKMPRDPLLRIDSVLTFYHTKGMFHGVAAVQRNGAPYYAKAFGMANRERNIPNDTATVFRIGSVSKQFTAMLIMLLREEGKLTLEDTAGKFLPGFAHGAVTIEQLLTHRSGIPDYSSSAAYLPEILSGPIPVADIVRRFCQDSLWFSPGSQFRYSNSGYAVLAAIAEKAAGMPFEQALDSKIFSRLDMRHTRYGTAPDSGRIAKGYEGPQPELTYPAANMPGCGGIWSSAPDLRKWEAALVSCRLLPCDRIDSMLLPRSDYADWHAGYGYGWMTDRMLFNASRRHTLQYHPGTDAGFYSMEVRQPDRGITITLLCNNGDFPRFDITDLLLDILN; from the coding sequence ATGCAGCCCTTCATCCGGTTTATCCTGTTCTCCCTCCTTTTTCCCGCCGCCTCATCAATGGCGCAGCAACCCCTCACCATACACGGCCAGGTCGTCAACGCCCGATCCGGCGAACCACTCCCCGGCAGCTCCGTGCGCATACCCACACTGGGCATCCATACCCTCACCAACGATCAGGGCCTTTTCGTCCTGAAACTCCCGTCCAAACAAGCTGCAGACAGTTGCGTCGTATCTCATGTCGGCTACGGCACCCGCCGCTTCCGCATAGACCGCGATGCAACCGGCCGCTATCCGCTTACCGAACAATCCCTGTCGCTAGCCGCCTTCCAGGTCAACAGCATCTCCCCCCGCAGTCTGATCGAAAAAGCGGTGCAACACATACCTGCAAATTACCTGTCCAAACCGCACGTCCTCCACGGCTTCTATCGCCTCACCTCCCGCAAGGGCGGCGATTATTTCCATCTCTCCGAAGCGGCGTTCGACTGCTGGCATCCAGACGGCTCCGGCCGCCAACGCAAGCTCCGGCTCCTGAAAGCCCGTATGGAAAAGGACGTCACACCGTTCAACGGTTCCGACAATATCATCATCGGCATGCAACCCGGCAACATCCTCGAATTCGACTTCCCGGCAAACATCAGCGAACACCCGGTACTCGGCCGCAAAGGCCTCACTGAGCACCAGTTTTCCTTCGCCGGCACCACCACGGTACAGGGCCGCCCGGCCTGGAAGATCAATTTCGACCAGCGCAGCGACCTCCGAAAATCGCGCTACAAAGGCGCCGTTTATATCGACACCACCTCCAACGCCTTCGTGCTGCTCGAATCCTATCTCAGTCCAAAAGGCATCCGTTATTGGGAAGCGGCCAGTGCGGGCCAGCGTGCCCTCATGCAATTGCTCAATATCCACGAAAAAATGCTGCAGGATACCCTGACCATCGCCTATCAGCCCGCCGGAGATAAATTCACGCTCGCCAGCGCAAAGTCCACTTCGCGCCTGCGACTGTACAGTCCACGCCTGCGATTCGATTTCCAGGCGCTAAGCCGGGTAGATTTTGTCATCACCGGTATTGATACCACGCCCAGCCTGCCCTTTTCCGAAGCCGGCGTACTGGCCCGGCAATCCTTCATCGAACGGCATTCCGCCATCGACACCACCGATTTCTGGAAAGATTACAACTACCTGCTGCCTGATTTCAATACGGATTCCGTGGCCATGGCCATCCGTTCCCGCCAATCCACCGTCTGGCTAAGGAAAGAACTGGAAACCCGCCTCCGCAAAATGCCCCGCGATCCGCTCCTGCGCATCGATTCCGTGTTGACTTTTTATCATACCAAAGGGATGTTTCACGGTGTGGCGGCCGTTCAGCGGAATGGCGCACCATATTACGCCAAAGCCTTCGGTATGGCAAACCGCGAACGAAACATCCCGAACGATACGGCCACCGTTTTCCGGATCGGGTCCGTGTCAAAACAGTTTACGGCCATGCTGATCATGCTGTTGCGGGAAGAAGGGAAATTGACGCTGGAAGATACCGCGGGCAAGTTCCTGCCAGGGTTTGCACATGGGGCAGTAACGATTGAACAATTACTGACGCACCGGTCTGGCATCCCGGATTACAGTTCGTCGGCAGCATATCTTCCTGAAATCCTGTCTGGCCCGATTCCGGTTGCAGACATCGTCCGGCGTTTCTGTCAGGATTCCCTGTGGTTCAGTCCCGGTAGCCAGTTCCGGTACAGCAATAGTGGATATGCAGTGCTGGCCGCCATTGCCGAAAAGGCCGCCGGAATGCCTTTTGAACAGGCGCTGGATAGCAAAATCTTCTCCCGGCTCGACATGCGGCATACCCGATACGGCACGGCACCAGACAGCGGACGGATCGCGAAAGGATACGAAGGCCCACAACCGGAACTGACCTATCCCGCGGCCAATATGCCGGGCTGCGGCGGCATCTGGAGCTCCGCGCCCGACCTCCGGAAATGGGAAGCCGCGCTGGTTTCCTGCCGCCTCCTCCCCTGCGACCGGATCGATTCGATGTTGCTGCCACGGTCGGATTACGCCGATTGGCACGCCGGTTACGGATATGGCTGGATGACGGACCGGATGCTGTTCAACGCTTCGCGCAGGCATACCCTACAGTACCACCCCGGCACGGACGCAGGGTTTTATAGCATGGAAGTCCGCCAGCCCGATCGCGGCATTACCATTACACTGTTGTGCAACAACGGCGATTTTCCACGGTTCGATATAACAGATCTGCTATTGGATATCCTGAATTAA